In Megalops cyprinoides isolate fMegCyp1 chromosome 12, fMegCyp1.pri, whole genome shotgun sequence, the sequence TTCAGAGAGAATTCACTCCACCATGAAAAGTTATTCCAGGTTTGTTTCTGTGCCACAGCTTTCAATTTACAACTTTTGAatgtctgtgagggagagtgtgagagagagagagaatttggGGTCTAATTCCCAGATGTCCCTTTAAAGTGCTATTAACCTCTCTGTAATGTCAAGGTCCAAAACTGCTGAAAGATGGAGGAACCCCTCTCAGTGCGGTCTCCTCGCTCTGACTGGCACACTGCTGCCTTAAACCCTGTAAGTTATGCAGTGCCCGTGCCCAGGAGCAGCTCCTCACAGAGCAGGTGCCATAGAAGCAGCATGGAAGGATTAGGCAGGATCCTGTCTCAAATTCCACCCCATCTGATCCCAAGCCCTTGCACTAAACTGAGCCtcaaccacaaacacaccagaAGATTCCAAGCTTCAACCACAAACACACCGGGAGATTGATCCCAGAAGCTCTCATCTCCTCCCTTGCCCCACCTCCCACCCACTTACCAGGCAGAGAAGCACAAGACTTGCCTTCTCCATTAAGTGGAAAGGAATGGGGTCTTAATGGAAAGATATCTCTCCTAGGAAGTGTTAGAGAATGCTTACCTCTAAACCTGCCAGCACTGTATTGTTATGATTAGGAGTAAAACATAACAAACTTTATGATAAAATTTATGATATGTTAACCAGCACTACCCCTGGCTGCCTCTTCTGCCCTTCTAAATCTTCCTCAGTTTTGGTCTGTTCCCAATCGTCTATGATGTGCAACTTTCAAATATGTGTGACGTCATGTGCTTCAGTGGATTGAGCATGTGCGTGGATTATCGCCTCTCTATGCCACGGAACTCAGGCCAATAAAACACTCACAGGCATTCTTCCCAAGACACAGCTCACAAACCTGCTTTGCTTAGTAGCCATGCGTCAGGCCTAAGCACAAAGGCGGAGCAATCGAAAGCAGTAGCTGTTCTACCCGCTGAGTCAACGTGCAGTGGGTGTTTCCAATTAAATGAAGGGCAGTCGGTGCATACTTATCTCAGTCAAGTATGCAGCTGGTACTGCACACATGTGAAAGGGGCAGTCCAGACGCATGGCTGGCAACGTCCAGGCCCCTCCTCCCATGTGGGAATAGCAGCTCCACCGTGATGTGAATCTCCTTTCCCAGAGCTGCAGCACAGGGAGGAACAGTCTTTAAGTCCTCTAACCAAGCAAATGTTATTAAGCCACCTCTAGGGAGCCGGTGCTTGCTGGCCAAGGATTAATTACCGCAGGCACATGTCTGAGCTAAGCTAGTCTATGATCAAACAAAGCCTTGACATTTACGTTACCAATGCAAAGGTGCCATTTCCCTCTTCCGCTAATCTGATTGCTGGCCAGGTTAGATAAATatgctgggggggggctgtcactGCCCTGATGGCACTGGCTAAAGCCTTAATCTCCTATTAGCTAACCCCCACCGATCCACAGAGGGAGGACAGCGATAAAGCAGGTGCATTTTCAATGGAATTTATGCTAACCTATGGTTAATTATGCCATGGTCATGCCTTTTTTGGCAAAGACGCCTCAAGTAGgattactgttgttgttgatCTCAGTTTATGGTGTGTTTTGCATCTGCCTTGGCTGCCATTTCCATTAATGGGATGTACTCCTCTGAACTACCACATGGAGTGTAAATAAGTTTGAATTTcccatttgaaatgtttctcctgcacccacccccccccccccccccccaatcgaACTGAATCTGGCAATCATTCAACTTTGCAAATGGCTACATGGAAAATACAAGCAAGCCACCCTGGGCAAAAAAAGCCTATTAATCTGACAGGGCCCTGCAGCAGTGGTCTGTTTTAGAGGTAAGGTAGGCAGGACTCCCCTCAGCTGAAGTAGCatgccccctcccaccccagtTCCTCAACACAGTTTTCATACAGACCTGATTCGCAGGCTCATCACTACTCCAGAGCCTGTGGGTAAGCTCTCTGCGCCTACCGTGCCACAGGGGGAAACATGCTCCAACACAATGTCCCATATACCTCAAGTACATTTTAGGGACCCTTCACACCAGTGCAGAGGGTGTTGTGCctatgtagcagagctgaagtgaagagcttgtgtgagtcctgcgtaaaagccttggtagcgggtagcaggtagccgagtggttgcaaCGGCTACGTCACTCCTccagacctggttaagtagcgtcGTTGCCGACAGGCCAGgagcaatttgcctttagctcaactggcaacaatgctggctgtaaggggctggcagcgagcagtaagaacctcggttcaaAAGTCACTTGCTTGCCAACCCACATGacatcaaattaaaacacaacgcaggATCCCACCAGTTACACCTACGAGCCaaagtgtttatttctttcgcaaaaatttgaaaatacagcTTTGGAGATTGGGTCTGCTTTAAGGATAGAGGGCTATTATGTGCATGCCACGCAGCTTACCAAACCCTGTGTCTGTGGCCAGCTGGTAACCTGTAATTGTGTTGTAGTGGGCACAGCATTATggcatgcatgtgtttattttttctgaaagtaccattctttgttttcttgttcttgttcttgttttttcactcttttgtGTAGGAGGGTGGACTGTAAGAAGGTGAAATGATTTGTCTCCAgttaacttttttccccttccacAGATATTGTCATCTTAAAATAAGGAGGATAAATGACAGCACATCTCAGAATGtgtttcattcatcacatttcacacaaattgGATCCCATTAATCAATGCCAGTACTCACATGATTCACCAATTAGCTGTCTGTTGATGCCAAGTGCATCACATCAATATTCATATCATATGCATTCCATGTATTGGTTGAGTATAACCATGGTTATGTTTACTGTCATCTTCACCCAAAGTAAAGTATAATGTATCTTTACcatataaaaacaaagacacatttcTCAATGGAGAATCTTGCTCTTTGTTTAGATTAGAAGCACAGAAATAGCACTGAATCATGTGACTGAGCTTGATAATCATCATACAATATGACCTCAAAGATGTTACTTTATCTACTGCATTATACAAGTGGCACCATATGCTACTGTGTTTCACAAACCCATAAACAAGATACATATGAAAACATGGTTGCTGTCTTTACCACTTAAACTGCTATGATTGTATGCATCTGGCACAGGCATACAGCTCCGCtggcctgagtgtgtgtgtgtgtgcgcgctccTCATATCCACACAAAGCGTTCAGCTGATTTCATGCATTCATGATGTTATCTGGGtactttcaattcaattcaattcaattttatttttttagcgCTTTTGACAACACAAGTTGttacaaagcagctttacattgttcccaaGCCTGAGACCCCcaagagcaagcctaaggcaacagtggaaaggaaaaactccctaattaacaggaagaaaccttgagcagaacccagctcagagggggagcccatctgcttctggccggcactgggcagatagagttagagagaaaacaaagttgtacaatgtactttaagacatttgagtttgatagacagtagtaaataacaacagagtaattataaaatgtatcctagaatgtccggttcttggcacgcagttagcttgataggcagggcagcgaggtagcaggactgaaGATCGGGAtgtgacgcttgggctacagctccagacaggagcccggagcagggacaggaaacaaatggaaaacagtgattagtggatgataagaatgacaggaatgtacagcagagaggcaggagaggaggggcagggaaaaaggtgccagtgtgcaacaaggaaaaaccctggcacgctaacattatggcagcataactaggggacAGAAGGCAAGGAACCtatgagggtgaccctaaggcagtcaacaccaggtcacggcacagagtccatatcatgacagcaatgaccacttagtctaccagagactctatgatccatgccagcaccaggccatgtccctcagctgaaggatttactgtatatatatgttttgagcctagatTTAAAgaggcaagggagacaccatcgAGGTTCAATGTAaatagggctgggtattggcacagatgccccaaTTCGATTCGATTCCGATTCACAAGGTAACGATTCGATTCAATCCGATATTGATTTgataggaatgagatatgaaatactatagcagctttccatatttggagagatgtttaaaaagctctaaagggaacacaaatttacaaatgcagagtcactggaaacaaattgtgaaaatcactaaagaaaaggccaaatgcttgtacagtcatgcgccgcttaacgtccattcggacaacatccgttcgcatatacgtctgtagtcccataaggttataataatgtttaaaaatcccgatcgcagaacgggatgTAGCAGACCTAACCGGAcatagtgaaggcaacgcttcccgcattcaacacgtgtatctcatgtctcatggaaataaagcgattgcgctgccaggtatataatggtacagtacataccatataatacatatgtcatgatagtcataataaacacatatgctaatgtcttatgtatgtactgtaggctagcctactgtactttctatcgttgttttaatgtgaacttcgcatacttacaattaaaaagtttaccaTATAACATGCTTCAactcgtaagcagcagcatccaatcccgtgcctattccatataggtttgctaagtatggtgttcgcacaacgccgaaatcacataacgtcctatttcacagaaagtatcatggacgttaagcgacgcatggctgtataccaaaatctttttatttgaggaacacatgggtatagttccgtgtatcattgcctacttattaatgacacgaagcagcaatgcGTTTGCATTAGTTTGCTtagggaaagctggtttgtaaggtagctacaatgactgacaaaacgtagctgaccgccagtagcaactttgcaattgtgaacaacattttcttgctagcctaatatgaacaactagctagctagctacctaggaaacgaacatgaacaactatGTTTCTCTTGAgttgcgctaaattacattgcattcctGAGCAActgttgctgttcagttcagctaggtagctaggtagtggttgtgcactgtatttGTCACATATGTTCATAGTCCAGGGACTATTTTACGTGAAAGTATTCATGAGCTCTGGCGCAAGGATTAAGGGTGGAATGTaacctgtgtgggtgtgtggttgtTTTCCCCCTGTCATGCTGTATGGTCGGAagtttctaaataaataaacaggagaCATTCTTTGTGTGGCGAATTGTCATAAAACTtgtacagttaaaaaaaagttgaaagttaaagctaaaaagctgtgactgcagtgcaaatatatatgaatatgtataccaggcatctccacgattttggacacccttctccacgcatctttttttttttttatttatatctctatatgtatcaagagacaaattgtagagtatggggaaacccgacactgccacgataagcttctcctccatgtttgactggaaccaaaatgttggacCATTCGCCgtgtcgcatcgctcagtatttcTATAAAACAGAACTCGAGTCTGGTCTATTTTAGCCCAACCTAGTTGCAAAGCCAAAGGCCACTTGtgtcttgtcgctgtaaatcgccaactctcattgaaaatgaatggcagccggtctcttcgtctctctcctgtgtcgtccgtgtgaccgtagggttagccacggtgaacactgagaggtcgcaacacagttaaaaaaattgatgcaacaggttttcctctataCGCTCGCAGGTCGTTAAACATTAAAAGTTAAACAAGAGAGCGACATCTAATGAGGGGggactagtaattgcctttaatacgacagttaggctatgtcagagcccgtctatttaattctctggctatgtttaaccatttccGAAATTAACCTAGAAAACCggtaaaatgcatattagcctaaagatcgatccataaattttacagatcaaTGAATCGGACGAATTGTAAAAAACGATATTTTTTGGACACCCCTAAGTGTGAAATGAGTgcatttgctcctgattgaattttggccagcGACCAATATTTCGATTTTGTCTGAtttaaggaggagaaaatttcgggccatccaattctttacatctgttaggcaggcctccatatttgatattttgagagagacatcaggtttgactgatatgtataactgagtgtcatccgcgtaacagtggaagctaatgtcatgtttatggatgatatcaccaagaggcaacatgtatgagaagagcagaggcccaagcacggatccttgaggtataccatatcttactctggaacgagcagaagattcattgttaatggagacaaactgatattgttcagatagataggacctaaaccaagatagagcCTGGCTACTTATGCCgaccaggttttcgaggcggtcgagGAAGATACAATGACTTACAGTAGTTTTCTCTCCCCTGTCACcaacatatacacagacatcaTTCTGCCTCTATGACCAATGTAAATTTTGCAAAAGGAAGCCTGCTGGACAGACCCACTCCACCCCACTTGGGTCCACACAGGAAGGTCTTCACAGCTCCTTAAACCCCTGCCAAGAGAAGCCAGCACCCCAGAAAAGGATGTGGTCACTAGCACACACCAGATAATGCCATTTGGAGTTTGGGTAACGCGTCATGGCATCATCACCAGAACCGCTAATATCCCTCAGTGGTAGATACCTCTCACAAGCACCCTCCAGTATCTGTTGTACTGCTATGGTGATGCAGGTGAACAGCATCGCATATGCTGTCACTGTTACAGACATTCACTGCTTTCTTGGTCTACGGTAATTTATTTACCATGAAACCTAGACATATccttatgaaaaaaataatgattactCATTTCTGGATCCCACCCCAATACTAAAACCATGATGCACTTTGCTGTGTACTCTTCTCCAAAATGTTGTCTTTCAGCTCAGCAGGTCGTGGATAAAGAGCTTTACCAGTGAGAGGCAAAGACTGTTTacagagtgattataagaagGACAAAAAACTTCagcttgcttttgttttggattCGCACAgatataaaatgaatatttttatggtggtggggggggggtagtcaTTTTAATATAGAACTCAAGTGCTATTATGCTTACAGCTGATCCACAGGGACATCATACAGCAGAACCCATTTTGTGCAAATCTCATGGAGAGTagtgaaatatttctgaagcAACAGGCAGCTGCTGGCTCCAAGGAGCTTTATTCAACTCAGCAGCAATCATTGCTGCTCCATTCTATGTGTTCTTATTGCCCTCTTGTGGCAGATCCACAAATGACAGCTTGGTCTTCAATAGTTATCACTCAGGGCAATGAAGAACACCACTGTTGGCATGCTGAATTTTAACTGACACCATTGCCAGTTTTTATGACCTCATTGAGGCCGTTTAGCATGCAACCTATACCTGGCTTTCAAACATTCACAACATTCCAAAGAATACATTAGCACCAGAATCTTAAATATTGAGTTATCCTTGcacaaaatacattattaatgaGACTGGCATAGCTTAAAAAAGAAGGTGACAGCTTTTATTCAAATGGAAGCCAAACAGTGCTTATAAGGCTTAATGGTCCttggtgactgacagcacagtgaccACTCAGTACTGACTACAGTAGCAAGCTGTGGGGTCCCTGGGTACCAGGGAATGGATCACCTGGACCCTGTAGTTTGTCTTAAATTGCAGCTTCTGGATCACCTCCATCAGAGCAGGACTAGGGCCAGGGTGCGCATCCAGAACTACCAGCCTCTCCAGGTGCTGTAAGCGGGCCAGACCCACGAACTCCTGCTCCGTCATGTTGCAGTGCCTGCAAGAGGAAATCAATAGATGCTTCAAGCTCTCGGTGGTATGGGTATGAGAACGGGTGGGTAGCATGCTTGCCCATTcaacagctgttttcacatcATAGATCTGGTACCACAGAGGGCCCAAAGTTTCATGCCCCTGCATAGAATGTGTTCAGTgtaatttgatgtttttgagGTTTTCTGAGCAGGGGATTGCTATACTGCATGAAAACACAACCGTGTCTGTATTGACAATAGCTAGGAATGCGTAAGAGATGCATTGGGTTTAAGAGGCACAGTTGTAACACATTGTCAATTGCTGAGTGATCAATTCAGGACCAACCACAacactgctctccacagcaaaataTTACTTGAACAGAAAAGTGCCACCTCATTCTATTATACTCTGACTTTTTGGCCAATTTAGCTGCTGTATGCTACTGCCCATTCACTGATAAAATGACAGCTATTGCAATTTAAATGTCCATGTCACAGTCgtattatttatgtttacattttatgcaCCAGGATGAATTCCATTACTTGCAtacatacagctgaatattgaGGCAAGTCAGGTTAAGGGCTGCTCAAGGGGCTCCATCTgtgattcaaacctgcaactgtCTGGCAAGAAGCTCCTTTATCACTGCTGCACTGGCACCCCCCAGTGGTGAGCTGTAACTGAGCTGCCAGTAAGCGGAGCTCAGCCTGTAGTGATGAAGCAAAGGCCGGATGTCTCACCGCAGCTTGAGCATCCTCAGCTCGGGGAGGAGCAGGGGCAGCTCCTGCAGGCCGCTCTGGCTGCCATAGCTGCACAGGTCCATGTGGAGGTGCTGGAGATCTGGTGTCCGCTCCCCCATGGTCCTCATGTCCCCTGGGCCCATGATCACctggagcagagacagactCTGCAGGGTCCGTGGTAACGAGCACACGTAAACACGGAGGGGATATCCACCTGTAGGCAGGATAGTGGGAAAACCTACTGAAGCAGTGGGAGCCGCATCCCTGTCTTTTAGCTTATGGGGCAAAAGTTCATCCTAATTCCTGTGTCTGAAGCTCATTCTGATCTCTGTGGCTGATATGTAGGACATCAGCCTGTGGCAGGACCTCTGCCCCCTCCAGTCTatctttttaaatgctgtttaagAAGCAGAGGCAAGTCAATACCATTTTTGAAAACTTTTGTATGACCTTCAACAAGACTAAACCATCACCTTTCTGGAATCATGGTAGACTGGACACTGGAGCCAAAAGGCTACTGAACCAGTGCAAACTACAGAATTGAACAGATGATACTAAAGTTGTCATTAACCACTGTGCCACCCCATCACTACAGCAGTGATGTACTACTACTGACATCAAGTTAAAAGTCTGTGAACATAATGCAGAAAAGTAACACCTTAACCCCTGTCTTTTGGAGTAATGAAGCCTCAATACTGCTCGATATTAGCAGCTGCTTGCtttgaacaaataaacaaatggcaCATTATTACACTCAGTTCTGTAAAGTTACACAAGCAAGCCTTGTTCATATCAACCCATGGGGCAGGGCTACAGAAAGCCTGAAACCCAAAGAGGaattttattcagagaaattATTGACATCACAGTGATGTGGTGTGCAGCCACAGCCAAATAGGCTGTAGTGAAAATACGTACGTATGACGGTGAGTTCAGTCAGGCTGGGGAGTTTACTCAACCAGGTGCTCAGGGCACACCTGCTGGGCTCCACAGCCTGGTCCCTGTAGCCCACAGTCAGGctctgcagagagctgagggGCTCGAGGGCCACAGCAGACAGCATGGGGTCCATGTAATTTAGGAGCTCCAGCCTGGTCAAGCCAACATGATTCTTACCATGGCCTTCTCTTCCtacaaaacagagaaagtgGAAGAACCAATTTAACTCAGGTTTGagggaaatattttaaagtcaTATATACTTTTTTGATGTTGCATACAAGCTCTTACGTTGTATATGCTGCGCAAACTGGATTACACTAGAGTGGCAATGATGCAAGAGGAATAcccttcagccaatcagaaccaCTTTATTCCATGTCACAATGACATATGGTTAACTTCCAAAGCTAGGTTTCCATCCTTATTGTATAATgctcaatattttatattatatatatatatatatatatatatatatatatatatatatatatatatacatacacacattaaatataaCATAAGACTTAAACTTTTTTATGCATAAATGTGTACACTGTCCATTCTAAATGTGAAGGACATCTAGAACAGAGGGACCAGTCAACCTCTACCATGAAGTATGCAAAAGTGGAGAAGACATAACACCAGGAGTGATGTACCTGCTTCTCGTTGTTCACAAACTTGCTTACATGTATCACTTGTGGGTGGTATATACCAATGGTGTAACCTCACCTGCTATCTTTGGATTTAGGCTGGGCAGACAAAAATAGTCATCTGGAAGGGTGCCATAAACTGGTCCCATTTTTAAAGACAGCTGCTTCAAGTTAGGCAGGCTGGCTAGCATGCCCTGGAATACCTGTCTGGGGATGGGTTTGTCCCCCTCGTGATAAAAGAGCGAGGTCAGGCTGGTGAGCTGGGACACGGCGCCAATCAGCTGCGCTCTTGGCGCGCTGTGGAGCTCGCACAGGGTGAGGTGAGTGAGTTGACGCAGCGGCGATAGTACGCTGCCGAGGTCGGAAGGGCACTGAAAGCTCTGAATGACCAGCCTCTTCAAGTTGCTAAAACGCTGTAGGGTCTCGAGCGTTGCCAGATCGGAGCACTGCTCTATGATTATTGCAGTCAGCCATGGAAGCGATGCAGCAAGCTTCTCCCAATCCTTTAACCCCGCTTTATGTACCACCACCGAGCTGGTCTTTCTCCGGCGCATGGTGGTCCAAAACTCATCGTTACAAGCGCGAATCTTCTTCAGCACCACAACGCTGTTCCTCCATAGGGAGGGGTGGTCTATCAGCCGTTTGAAATACTTGCAGCTAACGCGAACGTTCCCTTTCTCATGGTCAGAGAGGTACAGAAACACCTGAACCCATATTTCTTGTGGGAGGTGGAATGCTGACACAGACATCTTGCCAGCTAGGTTAGCAGACTTTCGCAGTTTTTCGAGGCAATCTCAATCTCAGTGCATTCGGTACACATAAACTAGTCATGACAAGTTCTCTCCTCACCTCAGTACCACACAGGTTTATACAATAAATTCATATCTAGCATCTGAGACCCAACCTGTATCTAGAGCTGTTCTGGATTCAAGAAACATGTGCCATCTCACCTAAGGCTGTTTGCCAACATTTGTAACTAATTTGATTGCTTGTCAGTGTGGTCTTGTAGCCATCTACCTGAGAACTTTCACTATCTAGCACCCGTTTGTCTAATTTTTATAGCGACTGTGTATCCACTTTGATATATACGTTCGAGTACACCGTTGTTCCGGTAATTACAAACGATATTATTAATGTTGCTAGGTTTAAACACGTATTCCACCCTTCACCTTTCTACCTTTGAATGTGACTCGTATTTCGCGTGAAAATGTCGCATTTTTGTGACGTCCTATAATACGATCGGCGGAAATGACGTTGGTAACCAATCCAGAAGCTGTTTGCAAAATTCAAACGGCCCCGGACTAaggtaagtgtgtgtttgtattttgatGGCATTTCGACTTAACTAATTTTAGATGTAAGATCACCGCCTGGGCAGCATTTCATTATACTAAAGTGACCTTAGGTGGTGAGAAAACGCAACTTCAACATTAAAGGCGCCATGTACGGGATAAGTGCGCGAAAGCGCGGTTCGTTTGCTGGCTTTCTGCGACATCGATGTTCTAAAATAACATAGCTAGCATTGTTTCTCTGTTTAACCAACGATCTTTGTTGTGTCTTGACATTTAGATAACTAGTTAGCTAACCGAATCTTAACGTTAAACATTAAAGTTAAGATTTATGCTCTCCAAATGCCCATTTGTAGCTCGCTAGCGAACAAATCAGAtaatcagctcttattttgtAACCTAGCGTTAACGCAGCGAACTGACCTCTTTGTGGCCTTTATTTGCTTCTTTGCAGAATTAAAGGTGACATGTGTTTCGAAAGCTGGCTTATCCCTGCCTAGCTAGTTACATCTTCTCAAAGACAAGTAATTTTATGGGAAGTAAAGTTTGTGTTCTCCACCAAAACCTACAATCGAAATGTTGATCACACCGTCTAAAACCTCATCGATTAAAACTGAGGTAGCGCTTTGTTTTAAATCAGTACCTTTAAACAAGATCCCACTAAATTCTATTACACCAGTAAAGGATCTGTTAAAACTGGCAGAGACAAACCAGCATCCATCCCTTCAGTCTCCTGATCCGCTGCAATTTGAAAAGCGCTCAACAAGCATAGACGTAAAGGCCATGAGCTCCACTGTACTGCATGTGGGAGGCTTCATTAACGAAATCCCCTCCGAGTTAAGTAGTATTGCCCCGGAGGACACGGCTCACTTTGGAAGGGGCTGCCACATTTTCCCGAAATGGGAGAAGACAAAGACAGTATTGGGCGTGGTCCACAATCATACCGTTGAGTCGCCAGCCAAAGTTTTTGCGCGAATGAAAGCAAAAGTGCGGCAGCAGAATATTTTGTCAAGTGGCAATGCGAAATCTGTGAGCGCTGCCAGCTGCcccagagacagaggagaacaaGACGCACTGTACAGTACACCGAGGAAAAGTCACTTCCCCGGTGTCTGTGTTGATGCGAAAGAAAACCAAGAGTCTCACGACGCTACCCATGAAGTGGAGGCCCTCACCCTGTCACCAGCCCGGACCCCAGGGAAAGATCAGAGGCATCATCAGGATGTGTTGCAGA encodes:
- the im:7136021 gene encoding uncharacterized protein im:7136021, producing the protein MSVSAFHLPQEIWVQVFLYLSDHEKGNVRVSCKYFKRLIDHPSLWRNSVVVLKKIRACNDEFWTTMRRRKTSSVVVHKAGLKDWEKLAASLPWLTAIIIEQCSDLATLETLQRFSNLKRLVIQSFQCPSDLGSVLSPLRQLTHLTLCELHSAPRAQLIGAVSQLTSLTSLFYHEGDKPIPRQVFQGMLASLPNLKQLSLKMGPVYGTLPDDYFCLPSLNPKIAGREGHGKNHVGLTRLELLNYMDPMLSAVALEPLSSLQSLTVGYRDQAVEPSRCALSTWLSKLPSLTELTVIRGYPLRVYVCSLPRTLQSLSLLQVIMGPGDMRTMGERTPDLQHLHMDLCSYGSQSGLQELPLLLPELRMLKLRHCNMTEQEFVGLARLQHLERLVVLDAHPGPSPALMEVIQKLQFKTNYRVQVIHSLVPRDPTACYCSQY